The Candidatus Lokiarchaeota archaeon DNA segment GGCTTCGGTTAATGCTTCTTCGTCTGCGAGTACAACGAAATTCCATGCTTGTGTGTTGCTACATGAAGGTGCCCAGCGTCCAGCCTGCAAAATGGATTGTAGTTTCTCCTCTGCAACAGGTTTGTTTGAATACGCTCTACCGCTATGGCGTTCTTTAATTTCTTCGAGTAGAAGTTCTGATGAATCCATGATATTTCCCTGTTCAGAGTAGAATCAATAAGTAAAACTTTATCGACCTCCCCGTTCTGCTAGTTAGACTGATGAACAAAAGAACACTGTAAGGGAGATTTGCTGAATTGCAGTTAATTGCTATCATGGATGCTGTAGTAAGCTTGGCATCAATTTTTCTAGGACTGGGGTCAGGTTATGTCATTGGTGGTCTCAAGGATGCCGGGCGATTGGAACGAATAGCGCTTGGCGGATTGATATCGATTGTTGGCGGTGTGTTAATCTCTTTGCTATTTGGTACGTATCTTATGATGCGTCTACCTCCAATTCCCTTACAAATTGCTGCGTTTGCTGTGGGTACAATTGCAGGAGGAATATGGCACTGGCAGACTCCGGTTACCAGAGATCCTAAGCGCCATATTATCTTCGAGCTTGATGATGATGAAGAGTTCGAACGGGAAATCGAAGAAGCTTTTGAAACCGAAAAATAGCCAAGTATATAATTCGGGTCCCTCATCTTCTAGCAAGTCACGTCTACCATGGAGGCACCACCAAATTGTTGTCTAAATCTGGAATCGCTCTAATACTGCTCGGAATCTTGGCTGCAACAGTGCTTGTTTCCCCTACTACTGCTCAACCAGCTGGCTGGAGTGGGGATGATAACCTGGCTTTCCAGCTTACTGTAAATGGCGTTTCGGCAGCCGAATCCGATGCCAACAATCCAATTCCCGTCGATGCTCACGAGGACATAAACATGCTCCTTGAGATACAGACTGGCGACAATCTGACTCTGAAGAGCGGTCTCTTTTCAATGAAATATCTCGGCTTTAACATCCTTGAACAAGATTTCAACATCGATACTGTGGTGCCTGCTGGAACTACGGTGGATATCTTGAATTCCACTATCCCTACCAGCGAGTTGGTTTCATTTGGCAATATCAGTTTGGTAAGCGGAACGTTAACAGGTAGATTGAATCTCACTTATTCTCTGCTTGAATCACCCTCTGAGAACACTACTGTATCAGAAAGTTTTGTTGTTAGACTGGGTCCCACGGGGGCCGCAGCAATCTTCTCTGTAAGTGGACTATTGACTGCGGGATTCACCGTGATGTCAATCTTTTCAATCCTTCTGGCACTTGATGAGTTTCAGCAGGGAATACTCGGAGCTATGAAGGTTCGAAGCGCTGAAAGTGATGATGAATTGCGCTCTTTTCCAAGACCCGTGATATTGAGGCGAATCAAAAAGGATCGGGAGAAAATTTCGAAAAATGAGCTGATTGAACGTGTTCGGAAAGTCATTGAGAATGAATGGCATCCACGAGAAGAAGCGGCGGAAATGGCCGATAAGGTTTCAGCGAAGGCTCCTCGAGCTCTGAATATCGTAGGGTTTGGATCCAAGGTTCCAGTTGGTACTCTTGCAAAGAAACTTGACTTGAAACCAGATGAAGGCGGTGCACTTGCCGCTGCTCTGACTGACCTAGGAATTCTCCAGACAAAGACTGTGAAAGTACCACTTTTCAAGGTGATGTTGGCTGGGGCCACTCTTGCCGGATCTTATGTTAGCTGGAATCAAATATTCGGCGGTGTGACACCTTCTTGGGTTGATGTGCTTCTACTTACAGCTGGTGGCTTGGTCGTATCCGTCCTCATTGCCTACATCTTCAAATGGTTGGCAAGGATGCCAGAACTAGGATATGAGTAGAGGACCCATGTTTGGGAATCATCCCAATTGCCGAGAAGTTGTGATACTCGAGCTCAGCAACGAGTGCTTCCAAAACTATGATAATATGGTGGGTCTTTATTATTATCAGATACTCTCGGAGAAAGGAAACTACTGACTATGACACGTAAAGAAGAGGCTATCAAATGGGAAAATGATGATATACGAGTTCTTGTGCCCTATTCAGCAGCGGGTATCAGTACATCGATCGCCATTGAATCGAAAAAGCAACAAGATATTTTGGTAATTGACGCTGGAGATGGTACTCTGAGAGACCTTTTTGAAATCTATGGGCAGTCAATAGTTGATAGGCTAGTAGCAATGGCCATAACCCATGGCCACTTCGATCATATGGGGGGATTACATAGCATACTCGGCTTTCTTAGAATGCTTGAAAGAACCGAGCCTATTGATATTTTAGCACCTTATGATTCGATTGAAGTCAAAGGTTGTGTTGATACCTTCAAGAACTGTTATTCTTCCACAACCGACTTTGATATTCGATTACAGGAATTGCGGCCAAATGCTGAATTTACTACGGACCTCTTCACTGCAAAGGCTTTCGAAGTAGAACATTTTGGGAAGGAATCACAACCACCTGGATCATTGATGCCTAGCTTCGCATACAGGCTTCAAATTCACGGTACTACTATAGCCTATAGCGGTGATACAAAGATATGTGATGGCGTGCGAAATGCAATTGACGGAGCTGATTTGGCACTTGTTGAAGCAACGCGAAAAGAAGAACCTGAGCGCGATTTTAGGGTCCACCTTTCAAAAGATGAAGCTGTTTCATTGGGTCAGCTAGCCAAAGAATATGTTTTGATCCATCAATTACCCCATGACAGTAAGTAGCATTGAACTCGGATAGATTTCTATGATGAAACTAGACGGCGTGATAGTAGATGCCCGAGTTGTTGAGCTTGCACTTGCATATCTGGCGTCACCTAGAGAATCTGTTCTCTCTGAACTAGCATCCTCTCCAGGCGCCATAAAGACACATGTTCATGCTCGCCGCTTTGGGAATACAGATGATTCCGCTCTTGATTTTTGGAAATCCATTTTGGATGACGCCAGCAGGGATCAACCCGGTTGTGAAGAACGCATTCAATCAAATCTTGCCTATTTGGAATCCCACGAATCTACAGTTCTTAGTGCAATCCGAGAAATAGAGGAATATTTGCCTGTGAATTACAAGTTCCAAACCCGCTTGAATCTTATTCTGGGCTATGATATCGGGATTGTTTCACAAGGAGAAGCCATGTTGAATATTGCTCATTCTCATTTCTCACATGACAGAAGGGAATTAGTTTACCTGATTATGCACGAGCTCCATCATGTTGCCTATACTGACTATCATCCCATCTACTCGCTAGATGAGTTGGAAACCACAGATGATTTTGTGCGGATTATTCGATATTCTACACACTTAGAAGGGTTAGGTGTTTATGCACCACTCAATAGACGTATTGAAGAGAATGGCCTTGGACATGAGGATTATCAGTTTCTACTTGATTCCCACGAGTGTAGTTCTCGGGTTGAGAAATACTTCGAAATATTTGAGGAACTAAACAGAGAAGACAACCGTGAGTTGAAGGATTCCGACTTCGAAATCATGGACCAAATGAGCGGTAAAGGGAGTAGACTCTGGTATGTTACCGGCGCACATATGTGTAAAGTGATTGATGAAGAGATTGGTCGGAAGGCCCTAACGAACACTATCATCGATGGTCCCGATAGTTTCTTTGAAACATATAGGACGACTAGGGACCGCCACTAAAATAGGAGATTAATCACATACAAACATCCCATGGCGAAGCCTGCAGATATAGGAACGGTAATGATCCATGAAATGATGATGTCTCTAATCTGTTTCTTCTGTATGTCGGTCTGTTCTACCCATCCTACTGCAATGAGTGCAGCAACCAGAACATGGGTTCCACTCAAAGGGAGCCCCAGAATCGTCCCGATGAACATAACGATGGATACTGCTACACTTGCAGATAAAGCGGAAGAAGGTGAAAGGCTAACAATTTCCGTAGATACTGTTTGAATCACTTTTCTGCCCACCACTATCAGCCCAACCCCCATTCCAATTCCTCCGATTAGTAGTGGAATTACAACTCCTGGGATAGCAAGAACTCCAATATAGTATACGGTGTTGAACTCCGGGAGCGCCACAAGTGGAGCAATTGCGTTGGCGACATCATTGCCACCCCTGCTAAGAGAAGTGATAATCAGGAATATTGCCAAACCGTAAGCTGCTATCTGTTCCTGCCTTTCACGTGCATATAATCCACTAGCTCGATGCTGAGCTTTTCGTATGACGAAGAAAAATGCGGCAGCAATCACGAAACCAATCAGCGGCGAGACAATCCACCCAAGAAATACCTGAAGGAGAACCCAGGCATTTACGCTGTGTAATCCCCAGCCTTGCAATCCGATAAATGGTGCGATGACACATACACCAATTACAGAACCTACTACACACTGTGTCGTGCTGATGGGAACTCCATGTGATACAGATGCCAGGATCAACCAGATTGCCATGGATATGAGAATAGCGCATACCATCTGCATCGTAAGAGTTCTTCCGCTTATCAATTCTGAACCTACTTTCTCTGATACTGCACTACCCATGAATACAGCTCCTATTATATTCACGATAGCGCCGAGCGAAACCGCGGTTCCCAGCGAAAAGACATGGGCTCCTACAGCTGGACTCATTGTTTCATCATTGCTTCCAATTGCGAAAGCCACAAAGAAACCGATTGAGAGCAACCCGACTAGGGCGAGAAATGCCACTGCTAACCCTCCAGCCCCTACGAGTATTTGACAGCGAGGGCACGAATGAAATCAGCACATTTCTCTGCAGTTATCGCCACTTCGAGAACGGCTCTTGCAACAATACGTAGATACTGAAGCTCAGTAGGATTTCGTTCCGTATCTGATAACAGATGGCCAAGGAATTCGAATTTGATGTCCCTTGCTTTTTCCCGCACTTTAGAAACTTCATGGGAGTATTTGACCGATTTCTCAAAATCTTCAAAGAGGTACTTGATGGCGTCTTGAAGGATATCTGTCGTTTTCCAACATTTCTCCGCAATATCTCTAATTTCTGAGGGCGGTTCGATGTCCTTACATATGGCCATTATCCGGATGGCTTCTTCTGCCGCATCGACGATATTATCCATGAGGTTAGTTAGTGTGTGTCTTTCTTGGGTTTGCTGAGGTAGATATGCACGCTTCGAAAAGATGTTTTCAACAAGCCGGTCTCGCATCTGATCACTTTCTCGCTCGATTACGATGATTTCATGTCTAATTTCGAGCAAGGTCTCGATGTCTCCGTAACCCCAGGACCTAGAGGCAACGCAAAGCTTTGCACTGGCGCTTTGTAGAGCTTTACTCAAATCCAAGATTATTTCGTCTGCTTTTTCCTGAAGATCCTTTTTTCCTACACCGAATATTCTTGAGAATGTTCCCATTTCTGGTCACTTCCATAGTACGTCTACATTACATGTGCAATCTTGGCTTGGATGCTACAACTCAGCGAGAATGGCTCGCGATCATTGCGATTACTCTCTGAATGAATCTGAGCAGAGCCAGTTTGCATCTCTGTCTTCATAGATTGCCTTTTGAATATAACCCTATTTGAGAGTTGGACTGAATTGTTTTGCCATCTGATGAATTAGTCCTTATCCTGTAGGAATGCATAGATTCTAACAAGACCTGCACCGATGCTCTCCTGTTTTGATATCCTGAAGTGCCCTAATTCTCCGGTTGTATCTACATGAGGTCCGCCGCAAAGCTCCTTGCTAAAGTCTCCTACAGAATAAACAGATACTCTGTCCCCATAGCTTTCCTTGAAGAAGGCTAAGGCTCCCTGTTCAACGGCCTCATGATACGGCATGAATTCGTGTTTCACGTCCCTATCCTTCTCAATCTGTTCATTGACCAGTTGTTCAACTTCTTTCAGTTCTTCATCCGTAAGCTTCCGGGGGAAGGTGAAATCGAATCTCAGCCGCTCTGCGGTGATATTGCTGCCATTCTGCTTTACTTTGTCACCCAATACTTTCCTTAGTGCTGCCTGTAAAAGATGTGTTGCGGTATGGAGTTTCGTTGTCTCCTCACTATGGTCAGCCAAACCGCCCTTGAATTTCTCTTCGGCACCTGCTTTCGATACTTCCTTGTGCTCTTTCTGTTCCTCACGGAATGTTTCCATGTCTATATCAATACCTTCCTCAGCAGCCAGTTCCTTCGTCATTTCGATTGGGAGCCCAAAGCTCTGGTACAGCAGTGCCGCGTCTTCTCCAGTTATGGTGCCTGTATTCTCCAAAATGCGATTGAACTTCTTGAGCGCACGGCGAAGCGTCTTGCTGAATTTCTTCTCTTCTCGTTCAAGATTCTTCATGATGAAGTCCTTATTTCGTTCCACCTCATCATATGGCTCCTTGTAAATATCGATTACAAGCTTTGCAAGCTTCTTGGTGAAATCCTGTGATATCCCCAGTTTGCCCGCATGCTGTATACTACGTCGTATAAGTCGTCGCACAACATATCCATGCTCTTTGTTTGACGGGATGATTTTGCGGTCATCTCCCATAATCATGACGGCTGCTTTGATGTGATCAGAGATGATTCTTATTCTACGGATGTCTTCGTCTGAGAATTCTTCCTTTTCGCTCATTGATTTGATTTTCTCAACAAGTGGAGCCATATTCTCAATTTCGTATACTGTTTGCTTTCCTTGAAGCATAGCGGCTGTTCTTTCAAGCCCCATTCCTGTGTCGATGTTTTTCTGGTCAAGGACTTCATATTTGCCACCCTCAGTCTTGCTATATTCCATGAATACATCGTTCCACACTTCTACGAAATGGCCGCAGTTGCATCCCGGTTTACATTCCGGACCACATTTCGGAATCTCTTCTACTTCGATGAACATCTCACTACAGGGTCCGCATGGCCCCGTCTTTCCTGCTGGCCCCCACCAATTGTCTTCTTTTGGCAGATAATAGATGCGTTCTTTTGGTACACCAATTTCTCTCCAGATTTCTGCGGACTCTTCATCCCTTGGGGCGTTTTCGTCTCCCTCAAACAGGGTCACGTAGAGCTTCTCTGAATCGAATCCCAGCCAGTCATTTGATGTGAGAAACTCGTAGCTCCATCGAATCGCTTCTTCTTTCCAGTAATCACCTAGGCTCCAGTTACCAAGCATCTCGAAAAAGGTGAGATGTGTTGTATCACCCACTTCTTCGATATCGGTGGTTCTGATACATTTCTGGCAATTCGCAAGTCGTGTTCCCATCGGATGCTTTTGTCCCAACAGATAGGGTACGAGCGGATGCATACCTGCTGTTGTGAATAAAACGGTAGGATCATGTTCAGGCATAAGTGAAGCAGATCCTATGATGGCATGGTCTTTCTCTTTGAAGAACTCAAGATACTTGTTCCGCAACTCATCTACGCGCAATTTGCCATCACCTATGTATCAATCTGCCAAGAATTTTGTACGATTTTAACGCTTATGATTTGGTGTTTGCGAAAATCCACAATGCATTCAACTGTCAGAGGATACAGTTTCCTTCATGTTCAGCTACAACAGTATAAGGCCCGAAGGTGTCATCCTGTAGCGATGAATTCTCTCGGGAATCCAAGGGTAGCGATCCAACCAATCGAGGAAGCGGTCATTCGAAACAATATCGGCGTTCTTGCGTTTAGCGAGACGCAAAATCATCGCATCGTCATCTGTACCGCTACTAGCCTCCAAGACTTTCCTCCGTCGCACAAGGGCATCAAGAACGCCTGGGTCTTCTACTTTGTACTTCAGAGCAGCTGAAACAACAGCTATGGGTTTGTATCCTGCATTTCTAAGACTCCGATCTGCTAAGGCGATGTTCCTAGCCTGTGGTGTCCCACTATATGACAAATAGTACGCAACGTTATTACCATCCACAACAAGTTCTCTTCTGCTCCGTGTCCGATGTTCACGCTGCTGGTTACGCCTTCTGCAGACCCGTACGTGCTTGTCAAGTTCATATCGGTCAAACAACCTTCCGCAGTAAGGACATCTTGCTCTCTTTGGCACGGTTATACAACCACGATGATTCAGGGTGGACCATCACTCGATTTGGCCTCTTTTCCTCTCTAAAACAGTTACGTTTCGTAAAAATCCCTGAACATCCCAGAAGACAAACTTCAAGTAAACGAGTTACTAGTTATCTCTTGAATAGAGCAGCTATTCATTCAACAAAGGCGTCCAGGCTCCGTTTGTGTCTACCCTCCCGGCGGACATGGCGGGCATGGGCGCCACCCTGCTTTCTCTACAAGAAGAACGATATGAGCAGCAACCATCCTGTTCCTACGGCGAGATGGATCAAACCTACCAGCGTCCCAATTTTCACGAATTCTATGAACGCTATGTGGTTGCCTTCCCTCTCAGAAAATCCAATCGCTACCATGTTGGCGGGAGATCCGAGTGGTGTGAATATATACCCCCCAATGTTAACAGCAAAAACTAGAGCAAGAGGGAGGACAGGGCTTATGGCTGTGAATTGATTGGCTATGGGTGCCAGCACTGCTGAAACAGGGAGGTTATCCAGAAAAGCAGATAGAATCGCGGGAATCCATATCATGAATACTGTTGCTATCACGGGGTTATCTCCAACAATCCCTGCTATGCCCACACCAAGATCGTCGATGATTCCTGTCAGTTCTAAGGCTGATACGAGACCGAAGAGGCCCACAAGAAAGAAAACTGTGCTCCAACCAACTTCTGACAAAAACGCTGTAGCCCTATCATGTGCAAGAATGAGCAGGGCTGAGGCAACCATTAGGGCTATCATAGATGGTTGAATCTGTAATGATGGCCCCAGTGCGAAGCCAAGCACCAATATTCCAAACCCAATGACAGAGGCATAAAAGTCACGCCGGCTCTTTATCATGGTTGCTGGGTCTACCCTGAATAGGAGGTCTACATGCATGGGGTCTGCAGTCCCAAACTCCTTTTCGTAATACTTCATGAAAATTGGGAGCGTGATCAGAAGCAGAATTACTGCAAGCGGCATGAAAACGATGAAGAGCATACCCGCATCGAGATTCGTCTCTCCTGCAATTACCAGATTTGGGACGGCTCCCACAATCGATGGAATCGATGCGAAATTACACACGATCGCCTCGGAGATGAGATAGGGTTTGAAGTCTATATCCAGGGCCTTGCAGACTTGGATTGTAAGTGGGGCCATGATGAGCATGGTTGATGTGGTATCGAGGAAGAGAGAAGTAACAAACACAAAAATGAGGAATGTTCTGTAGAGGTCTTTGTGCACACCTCTGCTCGGCTTTGAGAGCGTCAGAGCTAGGAACTGGAATACCCCGGATCCACCTGCAACAGCAACGATGATCATCATCGCTGTTACAAACATGATGGTGCCCCATTCAACATGTTCCAGCAAGATGACGAATGTTGGTGGATTCTCGTAGCCTAGTTGAAAGGCAGCCCAGAACACAACACCGATGATGGTCATCCCCAGCAGGGACATCCCTGTGCGATTGACCTTCTCGGTTGAAATAACAAGGTACGTGCCCACGAAGACTGCCAATACTGCTATAGCTAGAGCATCCATTTCTTCTCACTCGGTGGATTGGGTTCGTTCTTATCTGATTATCGGCCTAACTAGGACTAAAACCATTGTATTGCTTGCTGCAAAGGATATCCTATTCTTACCGTGATAAAATTCCTCGAACGCGATTTAACAATCGGGTTAGTATCCCTTCCCGTTCTTTTTCTGATGGTTTCCCATTTCCTCGCAGGTCCGGTAAGATGATAACCAAGAATCCTACAACACAGATTACGACACCACCGAGAAGGATGGGAAGCAGACTGAAGAATTCAATCAACAGAATCCATACAACACCGAAAGTTAGATGGAACACACCAGCCAGGGTTCCTGCTTTGGCAAAGTCGGCGAATGAAATGGGGTCGTGTTCTCGTTCGGATGCTGCAATGGCGACCATATTGCTGGGGGATCCTAGTGGGGTGAGTATATTGCCGCCAACGTTCACTGCATAAACGAGTGCGAGCGGAAGAAGGGGACTGACTGCAGTGAATCTCAGGGCAACCGGTGCAAGCACAGCTGAAACCGGTAGATTGTCGAGAAAAGCCGAGAGTACCGCCGGGATGGTGACCATGAAGACGACTGCTATAACTGTGTTGTCTCCAATCACATCAACCAATACATCCCCTAGAAGATCGATGATTCCTACAATCTCCAATGCACCGACCATGCCAAATAAGCCAACAAGGAAGAATATTGTGCTCCATCCAACCTCTTCGAGGAACTCGTTTGCTCGATCATGGGCCAGAATCAACAATCCTGCAGCAACAAGAAGAGCGACCATCGATGCCTCGATACCCAGTAGCGGCTTCAGAATGAAGCCTGTGATGAGCACAGCGAAAGCAATAATGGACGCGTAGAAATCCCGTCGCGACTTTATCATGGTAGCAGGTCGAATACGAAAGAGGAGGTCAACCCGCTGGGGGTCTGTTGGAACAAATGCATCACTGAAATAGCGTGTGAGAATCAACCATGTAACGAGAAAGAGGATAAATGAAAGGGGCATGAAGGTGAGGAACAGATTCCCCGCGTCAATGTTGGCTTCTTTTGCTATGACGATATTAGGTACTGCTCCCACGATAGACGGAATAGAGCCGATATTGGCTACTATTGCTTCAGATATCAGTAAGGGTTTGAAATCCATATCGAGTGCTTGACAGACCTGCACTGTGAGAGGAGCCATTATGAGTATCGTGGATACGTTATCAACAAACAGCGATATTGCGAATACGAAAAGCAAGAATATTGTGTAGAGTTTCTTGTACACTCCTTCACTGGGACCAGCTAGACGCAGAGCAAGGTACTGGAACATCCCCGACCCACCTGCAACAGCAACCACGATAAACATGCTTGTCACAAAGAGGATAGTAGGCCATTCTATGGTCTCGACAACGTGCACGAACGAGATATGTACATCTGGCACAAGCGTACTACCGATCCAGAAGACGATTCCCACAAGGGCTAGCCCCAGGAGACTGGTGCCTGTTCTATCGACCTTCTCGGTTGAAATTGCAGCATAGATTCCAATGAACACGACAATGACTGCAATTGATAACAGGTCCATCATATCATTCCTCAGCATATAGGGATGGGAGAGTGACCGATATGGGGATTACTCTGCTTAGAGATACTCTGCACCTTTCATTAATGTACCGACGTATCAGTGGATTTCTTGCGTCTTTAAGGAATTTCGAGGAATCTCACGCTTTCAAATGAGGAACCGAAATATATTCTGTTAGATTAGAAGCATAGAAAGTACGAGAAGCCACACTGAACCGATTGCCAAATGAATCAATCCCACGATAGTGCCGATTTTCGCGAACTCAGCGAGGGTTACTGGATTCCTCTCTCTTTCTGAATGATCTAACACAACCATATTGGCAGGAGATCCTAGCGGGGTAAACAGATTACCTCCTACGTTAACCGCGAGAATTAGTGCTAGGGGAATAACAGGTGTCAAAACAACAAGATCTAGGGCAACTGGTGCTAATACCGCAGAGACTGGAAGGTTGTTGAGAACTGCTGATAGGCTGGACGGAAACCAGACCATGAAGAGTACAGCGAGGAAGGAATTGTTCCCAACGGCTGCTTGAAGCCATACACCTAGCTCTTGGATGAATCCTACCACACCCAATGCCTCTACGAGGCCGAACACGCCCACCAAAAAGAATACGGTGCTCCATCCAATTTCGCTCAGGAATTCAGATGCCCTTTCGTGCGCCATGACAAGAAGTGCTGCTGCAACCAGAAGAGCAATCATTGCAGGTTGGATACCCGTAGTGGATCCTAGGACAAATCCAGTAATCAGGACTGCAAATGCTATGATTGATGCGTAGAAATCACGTTTGGATTTGATCATGGTAGCGGGCTTCAGTCTTTTAACGAGTTCCATGCTGGCCTTGTCAGTGTCACCAAACTCTTCCTCAAAGTAGTAGAGCACAACAAACCACGTTACGATCAATAACAACGCGGACAGCGGCATCATGGAGAAAAATAGCAAACCAGCATTGAGATTAGTTTCCTCAGTTATGATGATGTTGACTACTCCACCAACAACAGACGGTGTTGAGCCGATATTACAGACGAGTGCTTCAGACATGAGAAACGGTTTGAAATTGATATCAAGAACCTTA contains these protein-coding regions:
- a CDS encoding DUF47 family protein, with the protein product MGTFSRIFGVGKKDLQEKADEIILDLSKALQSASAKLCVASRSWGYGDIETLLEIRHEIIVIERESDQMRDRLVENIFSKRAYLPQQTQERHTLTNLMDNIVDAAEEAIRIMAICKDIEPPSEIRDIAEKCWKTTDILQDAIKYLFEDFEKSVKYSHEVSKVREKARDIKFEFLGHLLSDTERNPTELQYLRIVARAVLEVAITAEKCADFIRALAVKYS
- a CDS encoding MBL fold metallo-hydrolase, whose protein sequence is MTRKEEAIKWENDDIRVLVPYSAAGISTSIAIESKKQQDILVIDAGDGTLRDLFEIYGQSIVDRLVAMAITHGHFDHMGGLHSILGFLRMLERTEPIDILAPYDSIEVKGCVDTFKNCYSSTTDFDIRLQELRPNAEFTTDLFTAKAFEVEHFGKESQPPGSLMPSFAYRLQIHGTTIAYSGDTKICDGVRNAIDGADLALVEATRKEEPERDFRVHLSKDEAVSLGQLAKEYVLIHQLPHDSK
- a CDS encoding alanine--tRNA ligase, whose amino-acid sequence is MRVDELRNKYLEFFKEKDHAIIGSASLMPEHDPTVLFTTAGMHPLVPYLLGQKHPMGTRLANCQKCIRTTDIEEVGDTTHLTFFEMLGNWSLGDYWKEEAIRWSYEFLTSNDWLGFDSEKLYVTLFEGDENAPRDEESAEIWREIGVPKERIYYLPKEDNWWGPAGKTGPCGPCSEMFIEVEEIPKCGPECKPGCNCGHFVEVWNDVFMEYSKTEGGKYEVLDQKNIDTGMGLERTAAMLQGKQTVYEIENMAPLVEKIKSMSEKEEFSDEDIRRIRIISDHIKAAVMIMGDDRKIIPSNKEHGYVVRRLIRRSIQHAGKLGISQDFTKKLAKLVIDIYKEPYDEVERNKDFIMKNLEREEKKFSKTLRRALKKFNRILENTGTITGEDAALLYQSFGLPIEMTKELAAEEGIDIDMETFREEQKEHKEVSKAGAEEKFKGGLADHSEETTKLHTATHLLQAALRKVLGDKVKQNGSNITAERLRFDFTFPRKLTDEELKEVEQLVNEQIEKDRDVKHEFMPYHEAVEQGALAFFKESYGDRVSVYSVGDFSKELCGGPHVDTTGELGHFRISKQESIGAGLVRIYAFLQDKD